The genomic stretch GGCGAGCGAGAGGGAGGTGACGAGGGCGAGGGCGACAGAGACACGCCGGAGGGAGGACTTACGCATCATGAGGTTCCTTTGAACGAAGTTGGGCAACGGCGATCTGCCGAGCCACCCGAGGCCCGAGCACGGAGAGAACAAGCAGCACACCGGTGACGAGAATCTGGGTCTGCGCGGAAACGTCCTGAAGGCTCATGACGTTCTGAAGCGCACCCAGCAGAAACACCCCGGCGATCGCACCGCCGAGCGTCCCCTTGCCACCGTCGAAGTCGATTCCGCCGAGCAGCACGGCGGCGACGACGGAGAGTTCGAGGCCCGTGGCGTTGTCATAGCGCGCGCTGGCGTAGTGCAGGGCCCAGAAGATACCGGTGAGGGAGGCCATGAGCCCGGTCACCGTGAACAGGATCAGCTTCTGCCGCTTCACCCGGACCCCCGCGAACCGCGCCGCCTCTTCGCTCGCCCCGACGGCGAACAACGACCGTCCGAAGGGCGTGGCGTGCAGAACGACCAAGGCGATCGCAAGCAACACCAGGAAGGGCACAAGCGCGTACGGGACGAACGTGTCGCCGATTCGACCGGAAGCGAAGTCCAGGTACGGCGTGGGGAAGTCGGTCACCGCATCGGAGCCGAGCACGATCTGCGCGATCCCCCGGTACGCGGCAAGCGTTCCGATGGTCACCGCGAGCGACGGCAGGCCCAGCTTGGTCACCAGCAGACCATTGATCAACCCGCACACCACACCGAGCAGCAGACAGATCGGAATGATCGTCTCGATCGTCATGCCCTGGTTCCACAGGGCGCCCATCACGGCACCCGAAAGCCCCGCCGTCGAAGCGACCGAAAGATCGATCTCACCGGAGACGACCAACAAGGTCATCGGCAGCGCGATCAGGGCGATCGGAAGCGTGTTCCCGATCAAGAACGACAAGTTGAGCGAGTTGCTGAAGCCGTCGACGAACCCGAAGGACAGCAGGAGCACGACGATCAGGAGGGCACCGACCACCGTGTCCCAGCGGATCGCACGCGTCAGGGAGTCAGGCATGGCGGGCGTTCCTCTTCTTCAGGGCCGAGGCCACGCGCAGCGCGACGATCCGGTCGACCGCGATGGCGAGGATGAGCAGGACGCCGTTGATGGCGAGAACCCAGACGGAGCTGACGCCGAGGGCGGGCAGCACACTGTTGATGGAGGTCAGCAGCATCGCGCCGAGCGCGGCGCCGTAGACGCTGCCGGAGCCGCCGGTGAACACGACACCGCCGACCACCACCGCGCTGACGACGGTGAGTTCGTAGCCGTTGCCGGTACCGGAGTCGACGTTGCCGAACCGGGCCAGGTACATCGCGCCGGCAAGTCCGGTCAGCGCCCCGCAGACGGTGTACGCGGCGAGGATCCGCTTGCGGACCGGGATGCCGGCGAGGCGGGCGGCCTCCGGATTCGAGCCGAGCGCGTACAGCTCACGCCCGCTGCCGAAGTGCCTGAGGTAGTACGCGGTGGCGACCAGCACCGCCAGCGCGATCAGCGCGAGATACGGCACCGCGGAGATGCCGCCGGAGCCGAAGTCGACGAAGCTGTCCGGGAGGTCGGCCGCCGTGATCTGCCGGGAGCCGACCCAGATGGAGTCGATGCCGCGGATGATGTACAGCGTGCCGAGGGTGACGACGAGGGCGGGCACCTGGCCGAGGCTGACGAGCAGGCCGTTGAGCAGGCCGAAGCCGATGCCCAGGAGCACCGCGAGGAGCACGGCGAGGACCGGGTTGCCGTCGCCCTGGAGGTACGTACCGGCGGCGAAGGCCGTGATGCCGAGGGTCGAGCCGACGGAAAGGTCGACGTTGCGGGTGATGACGACCAGGGACTGACCGACCGCGATGAGCACCAGGATGGTCGCGTTGAGCAGCAGGTCCTTGATGCCCTGTTCGGTGAGGAACTCGCTGTTCCCGGCCTGGGTGACGCCGATCATCACCAGGAAGACGAGCAGGATGGCCAGTTCGCGCATCTTGAAGACACGGTCGACGAGCCGGGTCGCGCCCGCCTTGGGCACCTCGGCGACGGGGGCTTTCTCGGGAGTGGTCACCGTCATGCGGCGGCCCTCCCGGTGGCTGCGGCCATCACGGTTTCCTCGGTGGCTTCGGAGCGGGGGATCTCGGCGGTCAGCCGACCCTCGTGCATCACCAGCACGCGGTCGGCCATGCCGAGGACCTCGGGCAGGTCGGAGGAGATCATCAGGACGGCGACGCCGTCGGCGGCGAGCTCGGACAGCAGCCGGTGGACCTCGGCCTTCGTACCGACGTCGATACCGCGGGTGGGCTCGTCGACGATGAGCACCTCGGGCCGCGTCGCCAGCCATTTGGCGAGGACCACCTTCTGCTGGTTGCCGCCGGAGAGGGTGGAGACGGCGTCGGCGATCCGCGCGTACTTCACCTGGAGCTTGACCGCCCAGTCGAGGGAGCGGCTGCGTTCGGCGTCGCGGTCCATCAGCCCGGCCTTCACGGTCGTACGCAGTCCGGTGAGGCCGATGTTGCGTTCGATGGACATGTCCATCACCAGGCCCTGGGCGCGCCGGTCCTCCGGCACCAGCGCCAGACCGGCCGCCATGGCGGTGGAGGGGGCGCCGTTGACCAGGGCCTTTCCGCCCACGCTCACTTCACCGGCGTCCCAGCGGTCGATGCCGAAGACCGCTCGTGCGACCTCGGTACGGCCCGCGCCGACCAGTCCGGCCAGGCCGACGATCTCGCCGCGCCGGACCTCGAAGGAGACGTCGGTGAAGACGCCCTCGCGGGTCAGCCGGCGCACGCTCAGTGCGACCTCGCCCGGTTCGACGTCCTGCTTGGGGTACAGCTCCTCCAGGTCGCGGCCGACCATCCGGCGCACGAGGTCGTCCTCGGTCATGCCCTCCAGCGGCTCGCAGGCGATCCAGGAGCCGTCGCGCAGGGTCGTCACCCTTCGGCAGATCCGGAAGATCTCCTCCAGGCGGTGGGAGATGAACAGGACGGCGGCGCCCTGTTCGCGCAGGGTGCGGACGACGCCGAAGAGCCGGGCGACCTCGCTGCCGGTGAGGGCGGCGGTCGGCTCGTCCATGATCAGGACGCGGGCGTCGAAGGAGAGCGCCTTGGCGATCTCCACAATCTGCTGGTCGGCGATGGACAGGCCGCGCGCCGGGCGGTCGGGGTCGAGTTCGACGTCGAGGCGCTTCATCAGGGCGAGGGTGGCGGCGTGGGTGGCCTTGTGGTCGATCCGGCCGAGCGCGCGCCGCGGCTGGCGGCCCATGAAGATGTTCTCGGCGATCGACAGGTCCGGGAAGAGGGTCGGCTCCTGGTAGATCACGGCGATCCCGGCGTCCCGGGCGTCGCCGGGGCCGTGGAAGACGACGGGCGCGCCGTCGAGCAGCACCTGGCCGGAGTCCGGCCGGTGCACACCGGCGAGCGTCTTGATGAGGGTCGACTTGCCCGCGCCGTTCTCTCCGGCGAGGGCGTGCACCTCCCCGGGGAACAGCTCCAGGGAGACGTCCCGCAGGGCGCGGACCGCGCCGAAGGACTTCGAAACGTCCCTGAGCGCCAGTACCGGGGCCGGACCCGTGGTGGACGGGTGGGTCATGGGGGCTCCTCGACGACGTCGGCGGGACGGCCCTCGCGACGTCGTGAAAGGTTTCAACTTGGTTGCCGGGACGTTAGACACGCCGCGCATGTCACGTCAATGGGTGCGTGTCGAAAAACTTTCGATGAATCAAGGTCGCGGCGGAGTCACGGGCAACGGGCTATGACATGGGGGTTGACACCCCTTCGGGGGGCTCATAACTTCCCGTCTTGAATCGTTTCACAGCGATGCCTTTCTGAAGACTTTCAAACCGACGTCACAGGAGCCCGAAGTGACCGAGCTCGCCGCGGTGAAGGCCGCGCTCAGGACCCAGGCCGTCGAGACGCCGTCGTGGGCGTACGGGAACTCGGGGACCCGCTTCAAGGTGTTCGCCCAGCAAGGCGTGCCACGGACGCCGCGGGAGAAGCTGGAGGATGCGGGGCAGGTCCATGCCTTCACGGGAGTGGCGCCGACGGTCGCGCTGCACATCCCCTGGGACAAGGTCGAGGACTACACGGCGCTGGCGAAGTACGCCGAGGAGCGGGGCGTACGGCTCGGCGCGATCAACTCCAACACCTTCCAGGACGACGACTACAAGCTCGGGAGCATCTGCCACCCCGAGGCGGCGGTGCGCCGCAAGGCCGTCGATCATCTGCTGGAGTGCGTCGACATCATGGACGCGACCGGTTCCCGGGATCTGAAGCTGTGGTTCGCCGACGGGACGAACTATCCCGGGCAGGACGACATCCGCGGCCGGCAGGACCGGCTCGCCGAAGGTCTTGCCGAGGTGTACGAGCGGCTCGGGGACGGGCAGCGGATGCTGCTGGAGTACAAGTTCTTCGAGCCCGCCTTCTATACGACGGACGTCCCGGACTGGGGCACCGCCTATGCGCACTGTCTGAAGCTGGGGCCGAAGGCGCAGGTCGTCGTGGACACGGGGCATCACGCGCCGGGGACCAATATCGAGTTCATCGTGGCGACGCTGCTGCGGGAGGGGAAGCTCGGGGGGTTCGACTTCAACTCGCGGTTCTATGCGGACGATGACCTGATGGTGGGGGCCGCGGATCCGTTCCAGTTGTTCCGGATCATGTATGAGGTGGTGCGGGGTGGGGGGTTCACCTCGGATGTCGCGTT from Streptomyces davaonensis JCM 4913 encodes the following:
- a CDS encoding ABC transporter permease, whose translation is MTVTTPEKAPVAEVPKAGATRLVDRVFKMRELAILLVFLVMIGVTQAGNSEFLTEQGIKDLLLNATILVLIAVGQSLVVITRNVDLSVGSTLGITAFAAGTYLQGDGNPVLAVLLAVLLGIGFGLLNGLLVSLGQVPALVVTLGTLYIIRGIDSIWVGSRQITAADLPDSFVDFGSGGISAVPYLALIALAVLVATAYYLRHFGSGRELYALGSNPEAARLAGIPVRKRILAAYTVCGALTGLAGAMYLARFGNVDSGTGNGYELTVVSAVVVGGVVFTGGSGSVYGAALGAMLLTSINSVLPALGVSSVWVLAINGVLLILAIAVDRIVALRVASALKKRNARHA
- a CDS encoding sugar ABC transporter ATP-binding protein encodes the protein MTHPSTTGPAPVLALRDVSKSFGAVRALRDVSLELFPGEVHALAGENGAGKSTLIKTLAGVHRPDSGQVLLDGAPVVFHGPGDARDAGIAVIYQEPTLFPDLSIAENIFMGRQPRRALGRIDHKATHAATLALMKRLDVELDPDRPARGLSIADQQIVEIAKALSFDARVLIMDEPTAALTGSEVARLFGVVRTLREQGAAVLFISHRLEEIFRICRRVTTLRDGSWIACEPLEGMTEDDLVRRMVGRDLEELYPKQDVEPGEVALSVRRLTREGVFTDVSFEVRRGEIVGLAGLVGAGRTEVARAVFGIDRWDAGEVSVGGKALVNGAPSTAMAAGLALVPEDRRAQGLVMDMSIERNIGLTGLRTTVKAGLMDRDAERSRSLDWAVKLQVKYARIADAVSTLSGGNQQKVVLAKWLATRPEVLIVDEPTRGIDVGTKAEVHRLLSELAADGVAVLMISSDLPEVLGMADRVLVMHEGRLTAEIPRSEATEETVMAAATGRAAA
- the rhaI gene encoding L-rhamnose isomerase, whose protein sequence is MTELAAVKAALRTQAVETPSWAYGNSGTRFKVFAQQGVPRTPREKLEDAGQVHAFTGVAPTVALHIPWDKVEDYTALAKYAEERGVRLGAINSNTFQDDDYKLGSICHPEAAVRRKAVDHLLECVDIMDATGSRDLKLWFADGTNYPGQDDIRGRQDRLAEGLAEVYERLGDGQRMLLEYKFFEPAFYTTDVPDWGTAYAHCLKLGPKAQVVVDTGHHAPGTNIEFIVATLLREGKLGGFDFNSRFYADDDLMVGAADPFQLFRIMYEVVRGGGFTSDVAFMLDQCHNIEAKIPAIIRSVMNVQEATAKALLVDRDALSVAQASGDVLAANAVLMDAYNTDVRPLLREVREEMGLDPEPLAAYARSGWAEEIVASRVGGEQAGWGA
- a CDS encoding ABC transporter permease; this translates as MPDSLTRAIRWDTVVGALLIVVLLLSFGFVDGFSNSLNLSFLIGNTLPIALIALPMTLLVVSGEIDLSVASTAGLSGAVMGALWNQGMTIETIIPICLLLGVVCGLINGLLVTKLGLPSLAVTIGTLAAYRGIAQIVLGSDAVTDFPTPYLDFASGRIGDTFVPYALVPFLVLLAIALVVLHATPFGRSLFAVGASEEAARFAGVRVKRQKLILFTVTGLMASLTGIFWALHYASARYDNATGLELSVVAAVLLGGIDFDGGKGTLGGAIAGVFLLGALQNVMSLQDVSAQTQILVTGVLLVLSVLGPRVARQIAVAQLRSKEPHDA